The sequence below is a genomic window from Sparus aurata chromosome 6, fSpaAur1.1, whole genome shotgun sequence.
CTCTTCCACTTCCCCTTTGTCATCACCAACACAGGTCACTTGTAAAACCTTGTATGGCTCCCAGCCCCATTCCACAAGTTCCCCAACATCACCACAAATGCATCCATCACAGTCTCCCAAACATTCTCCACAAATggctcaaaatgttgaaaaagttAATGTTGGTATTAGCACCGTAACCACAGCGGCATATAGTCGTGGATCTATGGAAAATATATCTCTCTGTAAAATCTCAAATATTCCAAGCACCAGTGTGGTGGATCTGAGAGCCCCAGCGAGGCCAGCTCCAATTATAATAACAGACCAGGGGATGGACCTGACATCCCTTGCCTCTGATACGAGAAGATACTCTTTAGGAGCCGAGCAGTCATCTGGTAGACACACAGCAGTACAACCCCTTATTATGAACCTGAACGCACAAGAGCAACCACATGTATCTTTATCAACACCAACCACGGTTAGCATCACAGTTGCAGGTACAATGTTCATGTCCCAACCCAAGACACCAGTGGTGTATGGAGATCCTTTGCAAAACCGTGTGGATTTGGGGCAGGGTGTTGGATCAGCTGTGTGTTTAACCCAGAATAAGCCGATAGTTACTGACCCATCTATTCCCAAAATTGATGCCTGTCTGGAGAACCTGGgtttacaacagcaacaactgCAGTTACAGCAGCAGAAGCTCCTCCACCAGCAACAGCTTCTTGAGCAGCAACTCCAACAGCATCAACAGCAATCCTCTTTTGCTCGTTACAATTTAGCTAATCAGGTCCAGCCTCTACTGATGAAAAAAGACCTCGTAGTCAGCCAGACAACCAGTGCCCAGGCTGTAGTAACTGCTAGTGCCATTCCTAAAGTGTCCCCTCTGGCTCCACCATCGGTGTCTGGGGCTTCTGCTTCTAATGCATCCCATGAAATCTATGGTGGAGTTGCCTTAGAGCTAAAAAACAAGCCAACAGTAATGAATTTATCCACGGGTAAGCCCCATGTTATGATGGTACAACTTGATGAGAGCAACACATCACAGGGCACCACAGTGACCCAATTGGTAAAGCGAGAGGaacctcccccacctcctcagGTCTTGGATCTTACTGGACAGATCAAACCGGAAAATCAGGTGGCTTGTTGTGATGTTGTTTACAAATTGCCCTTTGCTGGTTCCTGTTCAGGGTCATTCACTCAAAAGCCTCCAACTGTATCCTCAGATAATAATCCCACCACTGAAACCTCTCAAGCAGCCCATCCTCCCCATCCACCACACTACAATGtcagtcaacaacaacaacaacaacaacaacaacagcctcaAGCCTCACAAGGAGGGACAGAGGAACATAAACCATATCAACCACCCACAGTCCCCTTAGGAAGAATACAGCCCTCCATGTCTGATACTAATCTGCCATCTGCGACTGATGCTGGTCACTTTCAGAGTAATGTCCAGGGGGGTCTGGCAGTAGATCTTAGTAGCATGAGTCAAGCTTATGATGGTGGATACCTTGGCATGGGAGCACAATACGGATCTTACACAGACTTGCGTCAACAAGGAGATTTTGCAGCCCCTTCATTACCCCTTCGCCGATATGGCTCCATGTCAAATATCAATTCAGAATATGCCTACGGTTCACGTGACCTAGCAGCATCACAGGACTCCAATCTCGCTCAGTACAGTGCAACCACTGCCAGGGAGATCAGTCGCATGTGTGCAGCTCTCAACTCAGCGGAACAGTTTGGGAGCCGGTATGGAAATAACCCCGAACTCGGGCCATATGGGGCTGGAAGAGGTGGACCTTTAGCTCGGCTAAATCTCCAGCAAAGTTTAGCATCAATTAGAGCTAACCTGCTATATGGCCCCGATGGCAGACCAACAGCAAATGGTCAAACCCTAACGAACCTAATAAATGCTAGACAAGCAAGTTTACGCGCCTTGTACCCTGCTGCTATGAGAGGAGGTGATGGCATGATATATTCCACCATAAACACTCCAATAGCTTCTACCTTGCCAATTACCACCCAGCCTGCCTCTGTCCTGCGTCCCATGCCTAGAGGAATTTACAGACCATACCCAACAGGTGTAACTGCTGTACCATTGGCAAGCCTTACTAGGTTGCCTCAAATGACTCCCAGAATGCCTCTGTCTACACAGGGACCATATTCCTACCCTGCTCCAAACCAGTACCCTACATCAGCCACCCTATCAGGAAGTGTTCCTGATGTAAGCAGCTTACACCAGGAAACTCCCATGTACCTTGGAAAGCCTTTAACGACAATTGCTGCACAATCAGCTGCAACCATTTCACCAAACCAACCTGTAACACACTTAGGAGCCCAAAATGTACCAGCAACTGGAATGCAAACCACAGCAGATCAACAGACAGGCCACACTCAACTGCCCTCACAGATTGGTACATCCCTCTCTCAAATTCAAGGCCAACCTCCAACTGTCCAGCAAGTTCAGGCTCCAATACAGCCACAGCAGTTACCTGCTCAGACTGAACCTTTATCTTTGACTCAAACCCAACCTCAAGTGCAACCCATTAGTCAACCTCAACCATTAGCGCCGCCACAGGTCCAGCCACAAGCGACACCCCAAGGTACTGCCCTAGCACCGACTTCCaatctttctcctcctccagatgcCCAGAAAGGTACGGATGATGAGAGACTGAGTCAGCAACAAGAGCATGTGCTGCAGCTAGAACGAGAGCGTGTTGAACTAGAGAAATTACGGCAGCTGCGTTTACATGAGGAGCTTGAGAGAGATCGTATGGAGCTGCAAcgacacagagaaaaagagcaaCTACTTGTTCAGCGTGAGATTCAAGAACTGCACACAATCAAACAGCAAGTCCTACAACAACAGcaagcagagagggagacacagCTCATAATGCAAAGAGAACAACTGGCCCAGCAGAGAATGCAGCTTGAACAAATTCAGACTCTGCAGCATCAGCTCCAGCAACAATTGGAGGAgcagaaaagacaaaagacagcagcagtggaagcagcagcagcagctgcagcagcagaggcagctgctgcatcagcagctgcagcagcagcaacatctgCCCAGGGTACTTTACAAGGAGTAGTTGTTGGAGGAGGTTCTAATCAAGGTTTCATTATTTGTGACCAAAGTGGTAGAGTTATTCAACAAGATGGACAGAGTGTTCAATTTTGGCAGGATGGGCAAGTGGTCCAAGCTGTTGTGTCCGCTCGGCCTATTCATAGTTCTGCCTCTGAAATGTCTTTGAGAAGCAGTGACAAAGAATCCAAGACTATGAAAAAGCAGAATTCCATGCCTCGGTTGAGGGATGGCTCAGAAGAGGACTCCGTGAAAAGGATTACAGACAGCTGTGTGCAAACAGACGATGAAGATGGAGAGGACAGATTCATGAACAGGCGTAGGAGAACAAGACGTATTGCAGACTGCAGTGTGCAGACTGATGAAGAGGACCAGGGAGAATGGGACCAGCAGCCAGTAAGGCGCAGGCGATCACGTGCATCCAAGCACTCTGAATCCAGTGGTGAAGCTAAATCAGATGGATCATCTAAAGTGGCTTCCTCAAGTATAGCTATTCAGACCACAAATGATTCGTCATGCCAAACAGAGCCCGACCAACTAGGCAGGATTTCTCCTGCAATCCACATTACCATGGCGGAGACCTCAAAGGTTGACCTGTTACATTACATAGCAGCCCCTGAAAGGACCCACAAAGGAGAGAGTCTGGCCTGCCagacagaaccagagtctcagtCACAGGGGGTGGTCGCCCCTCAGCTTAGTGTCCCTACAACGATCAGTCCGTACTCCACAAGTCTTCATATAGTAGGTGCGAACACATCTGACCCAACCTCTCCTAGACTCCAAGGAGTTGCTAAGTTTGAGAGGAGGAAACCAGATCCGCTGGAAATTGGCTACCAGCAACATAATGAGTCTCCATCCCGCCACCCCCCCAAATCTCCCCAGGTGTTATACTCCCCTGTCTCTCCATTGTCTCCTCATCGCATGCTGGAGACAACATTTGCCTCCCAGGAGAAACTCAACAAGGCCCATGTTACACCACAGCAGAAGGCCTTTACTGCTGAATCACCCCAACGCCACCAGACCCTACCAAGACCAATAAAAAGTGTGCAGCGCTCCATGTCAGATCCTAAGCCTCTCAGCCCCACATCAGAGGACCCTGGCAAGAACAGGTTCTCCCCATATCATCAGCAAGCCTTGTCCAACAGTCAGGTATGAAACCATTGCTTTTTCTTTCAACTAAACTTATCAGTTATTGAATTTCATGAAGacttaccaaaaatatgaataagtagaatattaaaaaaatatattttagggGAAGTATTCAGAAGAAGTATCTATTTTCAGAAATGCAAGATCCCTGCAAAATCTGGAGCAGTTTCTTCAAAGACAGCTACAGTGCATAAATCAGTATAATGCCTTAGGTCCCCCACAGAGATGTGAGTCTTTTTTACCAAATACAACATGCAGTGTGTTTTTGCTGCTGATATACAATATATACTCATATCAAGTTTGCCATACATATTTATTTGCATTGGATAGTATGCtatatgttttttgttggaGCATTAATTAATGCATAATTTATTTGTAGTATATTTAGAGTATTAAAAGTTGACATTGTACAAGATGACATAACATTTTTTACACTCAGACTAATGTTTCATGATGAGTGCCACGCTTGCAAACACCCATAAAAAGATAtaattcatttcacattttaaaaagcgAATTTTCTATAGAGACATATAGAGACACAAAAAAGCTTCCTTTTCAATAAGCCAATTATTTGTCAATTATTTGTCTGAGAATCAAAATTATAAATTAGAATAGATATATCTGTATGCAGAATATGCTTTGTGTGGACATAGTTGATCACACAGGATCTGGCATCGAGTAGGTGACAGAATGTTCTCATGAGAGCAGCTGGCCATGCCAGAAAAGCTTTTTCCCATCATCCTTTTCTGCTATATCTCCTCCCTTATCTTCCCCCTTTCTACTCTTTTagtctgtttttcctctttctctctctctctctctctctctctgtctctctctctttctcgctctctctttctgtcatgtCTTCTATATCTGGCAAACCCTTAAGACTTGCCAGAGGGACATACAATGTGGTGGTGCTTTGCTGTCTTCCTGATTGTTAGCAGCTGGTCAAAGTAAATTAACATAGCTCTGCACGTAGACCACTATTAGTCTGAGATACAAACATAGAAATcagattttacacatttttacctCTAATCTTAAGTGTTAGTGTTTCATACACGGTTCTCTTATggatacttaaaaaaaaatcatcatggATCTACCCAGCACAACTATTTTGTAAGTACTAGAATAGCATAGATGTCTTTTTAGATAGTAGTGTTTGACTGTTCTTACTTGCATGTcatatgtaaatattttgagCAATGTGGAAAAAGGCCAGAAACTGTGGATATTTGATCAAAGTAATAAAGGGAAAATGTTTGTACATGTTTctgaaaaaatacatgaaatcaAAAGACACAACTGCTTCATTATAGTCGTCTTCTGGCGATTTGTAAAGAATGTTTCAGCATTTCATGcttatgtttacatttactaagctattcaaacacacattattGTTCAGTATTTTATTAATTATAAAGAACATTTTGACAATGGATCCCAAATTTTGCAAAttagaaatttaaaaaacacaaatgttgcTTATTGGTACAGGTACAGACATATTTAATACTTATTAATTGTAGGTGCCAGTGTTATGTTTATTGTTTAGTATAACAAGTAACATGGTAAAAATATATTGCTTTGCAATATTATCATGTAATTAAGGTACTCTGTGTTACACTGACTGCCACCGCTCAACATTTTACTTAACACTGTTAATTAGACATAAAAGGAAAAATGTCACTTCATGTCTGGCTTTagtgaaacatcattttaatcaatatgatgaaatcaaactgtgttaATTAAACTTCTGATGAAGTCATCGCTCTTGTACTACATGCGTTAATTAATTTATAGTAGCCTGACAACATATCAGGCTGCATCACCTCTGACTTAGGTCTAGGGATGAAGAAATGTGTAGACCCTCTGTTAGTACCCACTGTACAGTAATGAGTCTAATTTACATAAACACATTCTGTTAATAGCTCAGTgtttgctgatgtgtctctgcctctcctAGCAGATGGcctccctgcagcagcagcagaactcTCTGATGAGGAAAGTAAAGAGGACTCTTCCCAGCCCCCCTCCAGAGGAGAGTCCACTCCCCATTGTTACTCCAGCACAAATGTACAGCTCTCCTGGCATGCCCCAGAGGGTCTTACCCAGACCTGCTCAGGGCGTCACCAAGGCTGGCCTGCTAAGTGAACTAAAGGCTGTGGAACAAGAGTCTTCGAAACTCCGTAAGCAGCAGGCTGaactggaggaagaggagaaagagattgACGCTAAGCTACGTTACTTGGAGCTTGGGATCACCCAACGTAAGGAGACCATGgtgaaggaaagagagaggagagagctggcTTACATGAGATGTATGGGTGACGCTCGGGACTACATGTCAGACACTGAGCTCAATAACCTCAGGATGGCAGCTGCGCAAGGAACCTTTGATGCTAACGGTCTGCTGACAAGACCCAGCACTGCGCCATTGAGTCAGTTTACTAATGACCTCAACGCAACCTCCCAGTATTCTTCAACTTCATCTTACATGTCTTATCCATACCCTCAAAGTCAACCATCAACACAGCAGCAGGGCTCTGCTTACCAGCAGATAGGTTTCCAACCTCCTCAGTATCCTTCATCCTCTGCACCCCAGCCAGGAACATTCCAGCCCCATCCTCCACCAGGCCCAGGTTACCAAAACCAGGGAACCTATCCTTCCCGCATGTATGGCCAGTCCTCCTACCAGACAGATCTTGGCATGCAGCAGCCTGGTCACCAGGGTTTCCATCCACCTGGTCAGCCTATGCCAGCCCAAAGCCTTCCTTACCCCAGCCACAGCTCTTACCAGCCTGGTCTCTCTTACCAGCCCCAGGCAGAAATCCTTACAGTCCATCAAAGACCTCGGCAGACATCCTTAGCTGACCTTGAGCAAAAACTCCCCACCAACTATGAGGTCATCAGCAACCCAGCAGTGTCAGTGGCCACATCAGCTCCAGATAGCAACTTTGGCTCAGTCTACAGCAACGCGTATGGACAATACCGTCCCCCTGAGCCTGGCCTGACGCACGGTGTGGAGAGCCCCACCTCTGCTTATGCTTCAGATGGACTGTACACCTCTAACCTTGAGCAGAATATTCCACGGAACTACGTCATGATTGATGACATCAGTGAGTTGACCAAAGACAACGCTGGCCAAGCCACTGATGCTCTTGGCCATCCTGTAGGAGGGCGATATCGCAGTGAGAATGGCCCTGCACGTGGCAGTGCTTACGGTAGGCCAGAAGATGAGCCTGTGGATGCTTATGGCAGACCTACAGGCACAACGGGTTATAGTACAGTGGACAGTCGTACCAGCACTACAGTGAGTGGTGGCTCTTCGtattattatgatgattataaacattcATCACGGAGCAACTCGAGTAGCCACAAACTCACGCCCAAGAATCTTGCCCCTGCAGTCGTCTCCTCTAAACGTAGTAAACACAGGAAGCAGGGGATGGAGCAGAAGATTTCAAAATTCTCCCCTATTGAGGAGGCACGGGATGTGGAGTCTGACCTTGCCTCTTATACGATGACGACATCAACAGGAGGCAGCTGTACAGTTGTGTCCAGATCAAAGAAGCATCAGGATGATGTCACCTACGGGATGAAGAAAAATGCATATGATCAGCAGAAATATTACGGCACCAGTCGTGAGGGTCTTGAGGAAGAGGACCGTATGTACAGCTCTGGGAGGTCAAGGTCAACTGGATATGGTATGGACAAGATTTCTTCTAGAGACGCCACAGGACACAGAAGTAAATCCTATGAGAGGGATGCCATGGAGCGGTCTCAGAGAAGCAGCCGCAGTGGAAGGCCTCCAATGCGCAACCAGAATTCAGAAGAGGAGAGCCCTCTCAGTCCTGTTGGGAAGCCTGTAGGCATGGGAAGAGGCACTGGCATAGCAGACGCCCATGATGTGAGGAACCAGTACGGCTCCAGCCACTCCTTGCCAGATGTGCAGGATCATCACAAGAAGGACCTGCCCAGGAGTCATGTCTATAAACCAGATGACCCTTACCTCGTAGATGACATGCACTGTGCTGTTTCTGACAGTGAAGGTAACTGGTGCTGAATAATTTGTGCTGCCTGACATTCGTTCCTGTGTGCTGGAAAGGGACTGCATACCAAGTGTGGAATTTTGCGAAGAATGCTATTACTTTgcttgtcttgtctttttttaatggatGGTTCCATGTGATAAGCCAAAAATGcctgttttatatatttgttttgcaCGCATAATTTTTTAGTGTGTGgtgatgtctgttttttaagttgttttgttCTGGTGGATTCTTCAAATTGTGCATGGCTCTGGGATGTGGAGCACGTTTTCCCCAGTTATTTTGCATGGCTTCAATCTGCATGCTATTCCTCTCGTCACATAAAACAATTGactgttcatttttgttttggtttcaaaaAGCCTATCATTTGGGCCAAGAGGAGACTGATTGGTTTGAGAAGCCACGGGAGGCCCGTTCTGATCGCTCAAGACATCATGGTGGTCACTCATCCACAGGTAGGCGTAGTAAACACACCTACCATGATTATGACGAACCTCCAGAGGAATACTGTCCCCAGGATGAATACAACCAACAACGCCACCCCTCCTCCACAACATCACGAGACCACCGTCACCACAGTGGAAGCAGctctggcagacacagctcttCTCGCCACTCCTCAGAGGATCCCAGGACCTCCCGCTCCTCCAGGACACATCCCAAAGACCCAAATGCCCGCACTGATGGCAGAAACTCCACATCTGCACAAAGACGGAGCGGTCCGGACTCCCGTTCCGCGCAGGCAAGTCCCCGGAACTCAGGCGAATTCTCTCGAGACCCAGCCTCTGGTCATCACCATGGCACTGGAGGACGGAGCCAGAGACCCCAAGGAGAACGCACAACCTCCAGAAGGCAGGAACCCTCTGCCGCAGGACCtaaaccacagcagcagcagtccccTCAGAGCCATGCTGGGCAGCAGCGGTCAGGCGGTCAGGGCCAGTCTGGGAGACATCCAGCTGAACCACTTGATGGCACCCAGCAGgcccagcagcagcatcaacagggtccacaacaacagcagccgcagcatcagcagcatcagcagcagcatcagcagcagcagcagcagcagcagcagcaacaaccacTGCCGCACAGCCAGGCCCCTCAGAGCAGCCAGCCTACAACAACCACCGTAGGAGCAGGaccaccacagcagcagcccaAATCTGGCCAAGTCCCAGCACAGGGACGCCAGCCAGGAGGAGGGTCTGCAGCAGGGCAGCCAGCCACGACAGCTGTGAGTAGACCTAAACCTGGTTTTACTTTCCCTACATGAACTGATcctactttatttatttcttgagGACGAGCTACTTGAAAATCCTAAACCTGCCACTTTTCTCATTTAGGTTTATTATGATGATGACAGATAGTAGTTCTCGCCGTAAAATACTTTAATTTTGATGTCTTAGTAAACATTACAAGAATTTCTTCACCCAAAACAAATTCATTCCAGTGCTGATGGAAAATTGGGTTAGATTATATTTTAAGTGACATTGACATATATAGTGGCAAATATAGTGTCCTAAATATGTATTTATCTCTGTTTGATTAACAACAGACAAAAATGGAtgctccacctgcagcagctgccacAGGACTGAAAACTACAACAGGTGTCCCAGCAGCACCGCAGCCTACCAAAATAGCTACACCACCTCTAACAGGCATCGGTGAGTCTCAGTTCCACCATTACCATAACCCACACAATGACCAGGGGTAAATGAAAGTATATTGGATGTTGATGTTCTTTGTCGTTTGAAGGCTCCAAGGCAGCCCCTGTTGGGATTGGTAGTAAACCTGGAGGTATAGGCAGCGCTGCAGCAGGACAGCCACCTGCTGAAGGGGACAATGTTCTCACCAAAATCCTGCAAGGAGGTGCAGCAGAGCAGGCGGGGAAACTGGGAGATGGTACggtcatgaataaataaatgtttaagaAACTGAAATACAGCTTCTCTTCAGTGTATGTTAAAGTAGAGTCTATTTTACAGTGGAAATTAAGACACTGGGATTCCTTGGAAGGGTATTTCacagttcttcttctgtttgtctCCTCTTTATCATTCCTGCAGCTTTGTCTGGCCTTGGGAAGAAGTTCACTTCATTTTGGTGAACTAAAGAGAGGAgggtaagtaaaaaaaaaaagtaatttaaaagaATTACAGGCATTATTACAAAgtccaaatgtttttgtgaaactTTTCATTTAGAAGAATGGATTGATTTTCAGAAACGACAGAGGGAGGGACAACAGATGGCAGCCTGGTTATCAACAGAAATTATGAATTTGCTTCCTCTAATTTTTAGCGTACGAGGTTAGTGCTTcacttggtttttttttaatcaactatGCTCTTTTTTCTAGGGTATGCAGAGCTGAAAGTAGATGGATTGGTAGCTCTGTACTTGAAAAACCTATGAAACtgcattaaatacatttcaaatgacagaggaagaagaggaagtgagATCCTGAATGCATCAGTGAGTATCTCTTTAATTCTTCTTTATTTCGTAAGAAAttaatacttttgttttttgatgtgCTTAATTTTGGTGGG
It includes:
- the bsnb gene encoding protein bassoon, which gives rise to MGNEASMEGEGQAGQPGPAVPAAGAPASISAPPDSGQLIKPSNGAPAGGSGAAPGPGINRPPLSDPGPKAGVQSGHGTGDRLASHDTPQHAGPQGEQGQGHVARKSLQVDVGSSRTGRSPSVSPDRGSVPTSPYSVPQIAPMPSSKLCPVCKTTDLMGTGDDKPSINTCTQCRCMVCNQCGFNPNPHLTEVQEWLCLNCQMQRALGMDMTTPRSKSQQQIHSPSHAAKPELKLDPVTQPTLQTQTPPQTQPPGQAHPVQAHPAQAHQPQAHPAQAHPPQAHPPQAHPGPGPIKQTGPAGPGQQHIKPPPGAVPLPGMAKAPSQPDLSRNSPAHQPHHPRQDQTRSAGSSPSRQPPPPEQTFGKLFGFGASLLNQASTLISETTQPQQQPPKPAPKPGGPPGPGPGAGKPSGPQPVQQGPRAPAPQQQQHVPPDSSKPKACCPLCKTNLNVGNTAEQPNYNTCTQCHQQVCNMCGFNPTPHLVEKKEWLCLNCQTQRALSGSLGDIPAPGPQPVGSPRPPATANQQPPQQKGPNQLSGPRPTGPQQQQKPTGPQVSGPVSPVKQAGPAPQAKGPSQVSPQTKGSAQPKGSTQPHSQSKGLTQPSAQSKGPQIKGPNQSQAPSKGPAQSSNQTKGPGQAKGPTQTKGSAQPSAQTKAPSGAKASSTPGKAASTHAKASPNQTKTAPTQSKPTGNNQARKQPQSQEKTKVMSKSLKEDVKASPKKALSETITSPKDTKITEDAKKSRHHEDYNKSSTQSLSDTGYSSDGISSSHGEITGQIREEGIKLSERGASIPSEITKLESSMKPLLESKTAADGKHRPHSLSVGQDRDYSPEDDAAREESEDELSCKLRHDYVEDSSESGLSPLPVRQKKSHKELTDEEFMRRQIMEMSADEEELEEQGTQKTKKGHKTSGDLSKERRRLSQHSNSFEDDTKASDKANEEEDLVMAGGLRRFKTIELNNTNSYNRDMELSTEHDLREPELEMESLTGSPEERSKGEYSSTLPATTPSYTSGTSPTSVSSMEDDSDSSPSRRARLEEAKQQRKARHRSHGPLLPTIEDSSEEDELREEEELLREQEQMRDLEQQRIRSTARKTKRDKEELRAQRRRERSKTPPSNLSPIEDASPTEELRQAAEMEELHRSSCSEYSPSMDSEAEGFEMIGGKLYKSGNEYNLPTFTSLYSPTEKTSAMSPSDKTLKSAEEVYEEMMKKAQLMQRQGQQKGQPDSKHHLEAGTSLTPGSSPTQVTAPMSFSTTGSDPRIPGIHAAQHLSKETQNRMMTQSAKIEGVVGVATTKAQVSQTATPRQAGSTVPAGSRPGSQRPTQASPDSGASSLSSKVFSLFKGPSPQVSPTTSPSQSPTHAPSVRPTGGSGRQLPSLPGGPTSAAASHGAQTPQRAVSPRLARQQSSQDSPVMVITLGSDTTSPAKPLTVNSSTSPLSSPTQVTCKTLYGSQPHSTSSPTSPQMHPSQSPKHSPQMAQNVEKVNVGISTVTTAAYSRGSMENISLCKISNIPSTSVVDLRAPARPAPIIITDQGMDLTSLASDTRRYSLGAEQSSGRHTAVQPLIMNLNAQEQPHVSLSTPTTVSITVAGTMFMSQPKTPVVYGDPLQNRVDLGQGVGSAVCLTQNKPIVTDPSIPKIDACLENLGLQQQQLQLQQQKLLHQQQLLEQQLQQHQQQSSFARYNLANQVQPLLMKKDLVVSQTTSAQAVVTASAIPKVSPLAPPSVSGASASNASHEIYGGVALELKNKPTVMNLSTGKPHVMMVQLDESNTSQGTTVTQLVKREEPPPPPQVLDLTGQIKPENQVACCDVVYKLPFAGSCSGSFTQKPPTVSSDNNPTTETSQAAHPPHPPHYNVSQQQQQQQQQQPQASQGGTEEHKPYQPPTVPLGRIQPSMSDTNLPSATDAGHFQSNVQGGLAVDLSSMSQAYDGGYLGMGAQYGSYTDLRQQGDFAAPSLPLRRYGSMSNINSEYAYGSRDLAASQDSNLAQYSATTAREISRMCAALNSAEQFGSRYGNNPELGPYGAGRGGPLARLNLQQSLASIRANLLYGPDGRPTANGQTLTNLINARQASLRALYPAAMRGGDGMIYSTINTPIASTLPITTQPASVLRPMPRGIYRPYPTGVTAVPLASLTRLPQMTPRMPLSTQGPYSYPAPNQYPTSATLSGSVPDVSSLHQETPMYLGKPLTTIAAQSAATISPNQPVTHLGAQNVPATGMQTTADQQTGHTQLPSQIGTSLSQIQGQPPTVQQVQAPIQPQQLPAQTEPLSLTQTQPQVQPISQPQPLAPPQVQPQATPQGTALAPTSNLSPPPDAQKGTDDERLSQQQEHVLQLERERVELEKLRQLRLHEELERDRMELQRHREKEQLLVQREIQELHTIKQQVLQQQQAERETQLIMQREQLAQQRMQLEQIQTLQHQLQQQLEEQKRQKTAAVEAAAAAAAAEAAAASAAAAAATSAQGTLQGVVVGGGSNQGFIICDQSGRVIQQDGQSVQFWQDGQVVQAVVSARPIHSSASEMSLRSSDKESKTMKKQNSMPRLRDGSEEDSVKRITDSCVQTDDEDGEDRFMNRRRRTRRIADCSVQTDEEDQGEWDQQPVRRRRSRASKHSESSGEAKSDGSSKVASSSIAIQTTNDSSCQTEPDQLGRISPAIHITMAETSKVDLLHYIAAPERTHKGESLACQTEPESQSQGVVAPQLSVPTTISPYSTSLHIVGANTSDPTSPRLQGVAKFERRKPDPLEIGYQQHNESPSRHPPKSPQVLYSPVSPLSPHRMLETTFASQEKLNKAHVTPQQKAFTAESPQRHQTLPRPIKSVQRSMSDPKPLSPTSEDPGKNRFSPYHQQALSNSQQMASLQQQQNSLMRKVKRTLPSPPPEESPLPIVTPAQMYSSPGMPQRVLPRPAQGVTKAGLLSELKAVEQESSKLRKQQAELEEEEKEIDAKLRYLELGITQRKETMVKERERRELAYMRCMGDARDYMSDTELNNLRMAAAQGTFDANGLLTRPSTAPLSQFTNDLNATSQYSSTSSYMSYPYPQSQPSTQQQGSAYQQIGFQPPQYPSSSAPQPGTFQPHPPPGPGYQNQGTYPSRMYGQSSYQTDLGMQQPGHQGFHPPGQPMPAQSLPYPSHSSYQPGLSYQPQAEILTVHQRPRQTSLADLEQKLPTNYEVISNPAVSVATSAPDSNFGSVYSNAYGQYRPPEPGLTHGVESPTSAYASDGLYTSNLEQNIPRNYVMIDDISELTKDNAGQATDALGHPVGGRYRSENGPARGSAYGRPEDEPVDAYGRPTGTTGYSTVDSRTSTTVSGGSSYYYDDYKHSSRSNSSSHKLTPKNLAPAVVSSKRSKHRKQGMEQKISKFSPIEEARDVESDLASYTMTTSTGGSCTVVSRSKKHQDDVTYGMKKNAYDQQKYYGTSREGLEEEDRMYSSGRSRSTGYGMDKISSRDATGHRSKSYERDAMERSQRSSRSGRPPMRNQNSEEESPLSPVGKPVGMGRGTGIADAHDVRNQYGSSHSLPDVQDHHKKDLPRSHVYKPDDPYLVDDMHCAVSDSEAYHLGQEETDWFEKPREARSDRSRHHGGHSSTGRRSKHTYHDYDEPPEEYCPQDEYNQQRHPSSTTSRDHRHHSGSSSGRHSSSRHSSEDPRTSRSSRTHPKDPNARTDGRNSTSAQRRSGPDSRSAQASPRNSGEFSRDPASGHHHGTGGRSQRPQGERTTSRRQEPSAAGPKPQQQQSPQSHAGQQRSGGQGQSGRHPAEPLDGTQQAQQQHQQGPQQQQPQHQQHQQQHQQQQQQQQQQQPLPHSQAPQSSQPTTTTVGAGPPQQQPKSGQVPAQGRQPGGGSAAGQPATTATKMDAPPAAAATGLKTTTGVPAAPQPTKIATPPLTGIGSKAAPVGIGSKPGGIGSAAAGQPPAEGDNVLTKILQGGAAEQAGKLGDALSGLGKKFTSFW